From Neobacillus sp. PS2-9, the proteins below share one genomic window:
- the plsX gene encoding phosphate acyltransferase PlsX, protein MKLAIDAMGGDNAPKEIVLGALKAVETYSDIHITLVGDENRIKETLTSHDRISILHTTEVILGTDEPVRAVRRKKTASMVLAAQQVADGAADACISAGNTGALMAAGLFVVGRIEGIDRPALAPTLPTIGGEGFLLLDVGANADAKPEHLLQNAIMGSIYSQKVRGIEKPRVGLLNIGTEEKKGNELTRQAFDLLKNADLNFVGNVEARDLLEGVADVVVTDGFTGNMVLKTLEGTALSMFKMLKTALMSSFTSKLAAAVLKPNLMTLKNTMDYSEYGGAGLFGLKAPVIKAHGSSNAQSIFSAIRQTREMVSNDVVGLIKHTVEADNTTK, encoded by the coding sequence ATGAAATTAGCAATTGATGCTATGGGTGGCGACAATGCCCCAAAAGAGATTGTCTTAGGTGCACTGAAAGCAGTTGAAACATATTCTGATATACATATCACCCTAGTAGGGGATGAAAATAGAATTAAAGAAACCCTTACTAGTCATGACCGAATTTCTATTTTACATACGACTGAAGTGATTCTAGGAACGGATGAACCAGTTAGAGCGGTTCGTCGAAAAAAGACTGCTTCCATGGTGTTAGCTGCCCAGCAGGTAGCTGACGGAGCAGCCGATGCTTGCATTTCAGCAGGCAATACAGGTGCATTAATGGCAGCGGGCCTTTTTGTTGTCGGTAGAATTGAAGGTATTGACCGTCCGGCCTTAGCGCCTACACTGCCAACGATTGGTGGAGAGGGCTTCCTGCTCTTAGATGTCGGGGCAAACGCAGATGCCAAGCCCGAGCATTTGCTTCAAAATGCCATCATGGGCTCTATATACAGCCAAAAAGTAAGAGGAATTGAAAAACCTAGAGTCGGTCTTTTAAATATTGGTACTGAAGAAAAGAAAGGGAATGAGCTGACTAGGCAGGCTTTTGACCTTTTAAAAAATGCAGATTTAAATTTTGTTGGCAATGTTGAAGCAAGAGATTTGCTTGAAGGGGTAGCCGATGTAGTCGTAACCGATGGATTTACGGGCAATATGGTATTAAAAACCCTTGAAGGTACTGCTCTTTCCATGTTTAAAATGTTAAAAACGGCTCTTATGAGTAGTTTTACAAGTAAACTAGCGGCTGCGGTGCTAAAGCCTAATCTTATGACTTTAAAAAATACAATGGATTATTCCGAGTATGGCGGTGCTGGGTTGTTTGGATTAAAAGCACCCGTTATTAAAGCACATGGTTCTTCTAATGCTCAATCGATTTTTAGTGCGATCCGTCAAACGAGAGAAATGGTTAGTAATGATGTAGTTGGCTTAATTAAGCACACGGTTGAAGCGGACAATACTACAAAATAG
- the recG gene encoding ATP-dependent DNA helicase RecG codes for MNPNLNQSITVLKGIGEETAEIFSEMKIFTIQDLLEYFPYRYEDYSLKELTEVQHDEKVTVEGKVHSEPSLVYYGRKKSKLTFRLFVGSYLIKVVFFNQPYLKNKIMMNETITVTGKWDAHRQTITANEMQAGPNAKSKDFEPVYSLRGKLTIKGMRKFIHLAFHQYGGDLEETLPTAFVKKYRLLGRQEALRVMHFPDSPEEVKQARRRFVYEEFLLFQLKMQALRKFEREHSPGVEQNYDLTKVKDFIEGLPFPLTNAQKRVVNEVLSELKSKLRMNRLLQGDVGSGKTVVAAIGLYASVTAGYQGALMVPTEILAEQHAESLKNLLEPFKVKCELLTSSVKGKRRREILQELAEGKVDILIGTHALIQDEVIFKKLGFVITDEQHRFGVEQRRVLREKGENPDVLFMTATPIPRTLAITVFGEMDVSIIDEMPAGRKAIETYWAKPEMLERVLSFVEKELRKGHQAYVICPLIEESDKLDVQNAIDVHTTLNHYFKDRYKVGLMHGRLSSEEKDSVMKAFSMNEVQVLVSTTVVEVGVNVPNATMMVIYDAERFGLSQLHQLRGRVGRGSDQSYCILLANPKSEVGQERMRIMTETTDGFVLSEKDLELRGPGDFFGRKQSGVPEFKVADMVHDYRALETARNDAAMLIQSEVFWNEPDYEYLRKKLEESGVLEGEKLD; via the coding sequence CCTTCTCTTGTCTATTATGGCAGGAAGAAATCCAAATTAACGTTCCGTCTTTTTGTTGGATCGTACTTAATTAAAGTAGTTTTTTTTAATCAGCCCTATTTAAAAAATAAAATTATGATGAATGAAACCATAACTGTAACGGGAAAATGGGATGCACATCGGCAAACCATAACAGCCAATGAGATGCAGGCAGGACCAAATGCAAAATCCAAAGACTTTGAGCCCGTTTACTCATTACGAGGGAAGTTAACAATTAAGGGAATGCGGAAATTTATTCACCTGGCCTTCCATCAATACGGGGGTGATCTTGAGGAAACTCTTCCGACTGCTTTTGTAAAAAAATATCGTCTCTTGGGCAGGCAAGAAGCATTGAGAGTCATGCATTTCCCTGATAGCCCGGAGGAAGTGAAGCAGGCAAGACGTCGTTTTGTTTATGAAGAGTTCCTCTTATTTCAATTAAAAATGCAGGCATTGAGGAAATTTGAGAGAGAGCATTCTCCAGGAGTAGAACAAAACTATGATTTAACTAAAGTAAAGGATTTTATTGAAGGTCTTCCTTTTCCATTAACAAATGCTCAAAAACGAGTGGTTAATGAAGTGTTGTCGGAGTTAAAATCTAAACTCCGCATGAACCGCCTTTTACAGGGAGATGTTGGGTCTGGTAAGACAGTGGTTGCTGCGATTGGTTTATATGCCAGTGTAACAGCTGGTTATCAAGGGGCGCTTATGGTCCCAACTGAAATCTTAGCTGAACAGCATGCAGAATCATTAAAGAATTTACTTGAACCGTTTAAGGTGAAATGCGAGCTATTAACAAGCTCCGTTAAAGGAAAACGCAGGAGGGAAATCCTGCAAGAATTAGCAGAAGGAAAAGTAGATATATTAATTGGTACACATGCCCTGATTCAAGATGAGGTGATCTTTAAGAAGCTTGGTTTTGTTATTACCGATGAACAGCATCGTTTCGGGGTGGAGCAGCGAAGAGTATTAAGGGAAAAAGGAGAGAATCCTGATGTACTTTTTATGACAGCCACTCCGATTCCTCGGACATTAGCGATTACGGTCTTTGGTGAAATGGATGTTTCCATTATTGATGAGATGCCAGCGGGAAGAAAGGCGATTGAAACCTACTGGGCAAAGCCAGAAATGCTAGAGCGTGTACTTTCCTTTGTCGAAAAAGAATTAAGGAAGGGACATCAAGCCTATGTTATATGCCCGTTAATTGAGGAATCTGACAAGCTTGATGTTCAAAATGCAATTGATGTGCATACTACTTTAAACCACTATTTTAAGGACCGTTATAAAGTGGGGCTTATGCATGGACGCTTGAGTTCAGAAGAAAAGGATTCTGTTATGAAGGCTTTTAGTATGAACGAAGTACAGGTACTCGTTTCAACTACTGTGGTGGAAGTAGGGGTAAATGTACCGAATGCAACGATGATGGTTATTTATGATGCAGAAAGATTTGGGTTGTCTCAGCTCCACCAGCTTCGCGGGCGTGTGGGGCGTGGTAGTGATCAATCGTATTGTATTTTACTTGCCAATCCAAAGTCAGAGGTTGGTCAAGAGAGAATGAGAATCATGACAGAGACAACTGATGGGTTTGTACTTAGTGAAAAGGATCTTGAATTAAGAGGACCTGGTGACTTCTTTGGTCGAAAACAAAGCGGTGTGCCTGAATTTAAAGTAGCTGACATGGTTCATGATTACAGAGCCCTCGAAACAGCACGAAATGATGCTGCAATGCTGATCCAATCAGAGGTATTTTGGAACGAGCCAGACTATGAATACCTAAGAAAAAAACTAGAAGAATCAGGAGTGTTAGAAGGCGAAAAGCTAGATTAA
- the fapR gene encoding transcription factor FapR: MRRSKKERQHLLTTTIKDNPFITDEDLAENFQVSVQTIRLDRLELSIPELRERIKTVAEKRFEDEVRSLPLEEVIGEIIDIDLDQSAISIFDVKEEHVFKRNNIARGHHVFAQANSLAVAVINDELALTAKANIQFKRSVKLNERVIAKAKVTKIDEKVDRTFVEVTSFVNNELVFTGKFEMYRSKNG, encoded by the coding sequence ATGAGAAGAAGTAAAAAAGAACGTCAACACTTGTTGACGACCACTATAAAAGATAATCCCTTTATTACCGATGAGGATTTAGCTGAAAATTTTCAAGTGAGTGTACAAACGATTCGTCTAGACCGTCTTGAATTGTCCATTCCCGAATTGCGTGAGCGGATTAAAACAGTCGCTGAGAAACGATTTGAAGACGAAGTGCGCTCATTACCACTTGAAGAAGTTATCGGTGAAATCATTGATATAGACTTAGATCAAAGTGCGATCTCTATTTTTGATGTAAAAGAAGAACATGTCTTCAAGCGCAATAATATTGCTCGGGGACATCATGTTTTTGCACAGGCCAATTCTCTTGCAGTTGCAGTAATTAATGATGAATTAGCGCTAACAGCAAAAGCAAATATTCAATTTAAGCGGTCGGTAAAATTAAATGAACGAGTAATAGCGAAAGCAAAAGTGACAAAAATAGATGAGAAGGTTGACAGAACTTTTGTTGAAGTAACTAGTTTTGTGAATAATGAGCTCGTATTTACCGGAAAATTTGAAATGTACCGTTCGAAAAATGGTTAA